The sequence below is a genomic window from Bradyrhizobium barranii subsp. barranii.
GCCGGCGCCCGGAATCACCTCAGTGCCAAGACGCGCGTTGATGTCGGCGAGCCGGCTGCCGACAGCCTCCGGATATTCGAAGCCGACACGCGCCATGTATTGGGTGGCGTTCGACTTGAGCTGGATATGATAGGTTCGTCGCGAGGTCGTCACCACCATCGAGCTGACAAGCCCTGGCTCCGACGGTTTGACGATCAGGTGGATGGCTTGTCCGCCGACTGCTCCCGACGTTGCCGGTTCGATCTTCCAGCGCACGGTGTCGCCAACCAGGACATCGCGTACGACCTCACCGGCCTCGAGCTCGATATCGCAGACCTCGAGCGGCGAGCAGACGACGGAGGGCTGGACCTCCCCGAACAGGAAGACGACCTTGCCGTCGGCGCCGCGCGTCACCAGGCCGGTCGATCCGCGCCACTGACTCGAGATACTTGTGCCCTTTCGCTCCTTGGCCGTCATCGCCTGCGCGTGCGCGCTGACACCGGCAAGCAGCAAGCCGAAGCCGGATGCCGCGAGAACAATGCATGCATGCGGTCTGATTGTGTTTAGGTGCATCGGCGTCCCCGCCCCTTTCATAGTTGCGCCGTCCAGTCGAAATCACGGAGGTAAAGGCCGATCGGATTGAGCCGGATGGTCTGCTCGTCCTGGGGTGGAGTCAGCGTGACAGTGGCGATGCCGCGAAAGCGGTGTTCGCCGGTTTGCTTTCCCTTCCTGTCGCGCTCGAATTCGGTCCAGTCGATCTGATAGGATTGGTTGGATAGGGCGACGATGTTGTTGACCTCGATGGCGATCGTCGTCGTCTTGGCCCTCTCGAACGGCGAGTTGCTCCGAAACCAGTCATTGATCTTTTGCGTGGCGGGATCGGAGGTCCGCAGCAGCGCATAGGTCCGATCGATATACTGCTTCTGCACGACCGCATCGGGCGTGACCGATCGGAAGTTCGAGATGAAGCTTCCGAGCGTCGCGCGCACGACCCGCGGATCCGCATATTCGATTTGCTGCGGATAGCCAGCGCTCGCGGCGGTGCCGAGCTTATCGACCTCGACGATGTAGGGAACGAGCTTAACCTGCGTGCTCTGGAACAGTGCATAGGCGAAGCCGATCACGGCCATGACCATGGCGACGATGCCGATGGTGCGCCACGCTGCGGCCGCCTTCACATAGGAGCCGTAGCGCTCGTTCCATTCCTGGCGCGCGGCGAGATAGGGATTGTCGGGCGAATTGCGCGCGGGCATTCGAGAAAGGCTTTCCATGTTTCATCTGTCGG
It includes:
- the trbG gene encoding P-type conjugative transfer protein TrbG — its product is MHLNTIRPHACIVLAASGFGLLLAGVSAHAQAMTAKERKGTSISSQWRGSTGLVTRGADGKVVFLFGEVQPSVVCSPLEVCDIELEAGEVVRDVLVGDTVRWKIEPATSGAVGGQAIHLIVKPSEPGLVSSMVVTTSRRTYHIQLKSNATQYMARVGFEYPEAVGSRLADINARLGTEVIPGAGVPAEQLSFAYSVSGNASWRPTRVYSDGVKTYIQFPSSLSGQDAPVLFVVSGGQNRIVNYRLKGDMMVVDYQIDTAILVSGVGFWNHDKVTIRRGG
- a CDS encoding conjugal transfer protein TrbF, with translation MPARNSPDNPYLAARQEWNERYGSYVKAAAAWRTIGIVAMVMAVIGFAYALFQSTQVKLVPYIVEVDKLGTAASAGYPQQIEYADPRVVRATLGSFISNFRSVTPDAVVQKQYIDRTYALLRTSDPATQKINDWFRSNSPFERAKTTTIAIEVNNIVALSNQSYQIDWTEFERDRKGKQTGEHRFRGIATVTLTPPQDEQTIRLNPIGLYLRDFDWTAQL